Proteins co-encoded in one Microcebus murinus isolate Inina chromosome 5, M.murinus_Inina_mat1.0, whole genome shotgun sequence genomic window:
- the KCNK5 gene encoding potassium channel subfamily K member 5 isoform X2, with the protein MIFAATVITTIGYGNVAPKTPAGRLFCVFYGLFGVPLCLTWISALGKFFGGRAKRLGQFLTKRGVSLRKAQITCTAIFIVWGVLVHLVIPPFVFMVTEEWDYIEGLYYSFITISTIGFGDFVAGVNPSANYHALYRYFVELWIYLGLAWLSLFVNWKVSMFVEVHKAIKKRRRRRKESFESSPHSRTALQVAGSGASKDVNIFSFLSKKEETYNDLIKQIGKKAMKTSVGGERGPGPGLGTQGGGLPALPPSLVPLVVYSKNRVPSLEEVSQTLRSKGHVSKLPSEEAGPRVPADGSPAPEVLGHQLDRISEEGEPWDAQDYHPLIFQNASITFVNEDAGLSDEDTSKSSLEDNLAEEEGPPQQAEAEAPLSMGEFPSSDESTFTSTESELSVPYEQLMNEYNEASSPKGT; encoded by the exons ATGATTTTTGCAGCCACGGTCATCACCACCATTG gctATGGCAACGTGGCTCCCAAGACCCCCGCCGGTCGCCTCTTTTGCGTCTTCTACGGTCTCTTCGGGGTGCCGCTCTGCCTGACGTGGATCAGCGCGCTGGGCAAGTTCTTCGGGGGACGAGCCAAGAGGCTGGGCCAGTTCCTCACCAAGAGAGGCGTGAGCCTG CGGAAGGCGCAGATCACGTGCACGGCCATCTTCATCGTGTGGGGCGTCCTGGTCCACCTGGTGATCCCGCCCTTCGTGTTCATGGTGACCGAGGAGTGGGACTACATCGAGGGCCTGTACTACTCCTTCATCACCATCTCCACCATCGGCTTCGGTGACTTCGTGGCCG GTGTGAACCCCAGCGCCAACTACCACGCCCTGTACCGCTACTTCGTGGAGCTCTGGATCTACCTGGGGTTGGCCTGGCTGTCCCTCTTTGTCAACTGGAAGGTGAGCATGTTTGTGGAAGTCCACAAGGCCATCAAgaagaggcggcggcggcggaagGAGTCCTTCGAGAGCTCCCCCCACTCCAGGACAGCCCTGCAGGTGGCGGGCAGTGGGGCCTCCAAGGATGTCAACATCTTCAGCTTTCTGTCCAAGAAAGAGGAGACCTACAACGACCTCATCAAGCAGATTGGGAAGAAGGCCATGAAGACGagtgtgggtggggagaggggcccAGGCCCGGGGCTGGGGACTCAGGGGGGCGggctgccagccctgcccccttCCTTGGTGCCCCTGGTAGTCTACTCCAAGAACCGGGTGCCCAGCTTGGAAGAGGTGTCACAGACACTGAGGAGCAAAGGCCACGTGTCGAAGCTGCCCAGCGAGGAGGCTGGGCCGCGGGTCCCCGCGGACGGCTCCCCGGCCCCCGAGGTGCTCGGTCACCAGCTGGACCGCATCAGCGAGGAGGGCGAGCCGTGGGACGCCCAGGACTACCACCCACTCATCTTCCAGAACGCCAGCATCACCTTCGTGAACGAGGACGCTGGCCTCTCGGACGAGGACACCTCCAAGTCCTCGCTGGAGGACAACCTggcggaggaggaggggccccccCAGCAGGCGGAAGCCGAGGCACCCCTGAGCATGGGCGAGTTCCCCTCCTCGGACGAGTCCACCTTCACCAGCACCGAGTCTGAGCTCTCCGTGCCCTACGAGCAGCTGATGAACGAGTACAACGAGGCCAGCAGCCCCAAAGGCACGTGA